Proteins encoded within one genomic window of Streptomyces taklimakanensis:
- a CDS encoding imidazolonepropionase-like domain-containing protein — MLTLHVPLAVRATGDGEPLAGYAVAVEGDRIAAIDPLGELDAAYPEARIRRWSGVLGPGRCAADAAAWLEAAYHPDPRETGLPGIPSTEPLTGEALAALEMDDARWGASARRGLQRLLREGVTSVVGPFTHPAVRTAVRRSGLAVLTAPRPSALAPGARADFAVHDEGDDRCLATVLAGRLLHRTA; from the coding sequence TCCACGTCCCACTCGCCGTCCGCGCCACCGGGGATGGCGAGCCGCTCGCGGGGTACGCGGTGGCCGTCGAGGGCGACCGGATCGCGGCGATCGACCCCCTGGGGGAGTTGGACGCGGCGTACCCGGAGGCACGCATCCGCCGCTGGTCCGGCGTCCTCGGCCCCGGCCGCTGCGCGGCCGACGCGGCGGCGTGGCTGGAGGCCGCCTACCACCCCGACCCGCGCGAGACGGGCCTCCCCGGCATCCCGAGCACCGAGCCGCTGACGGGCGAGGCCCTGGCCGCCCTGGAGATGGACGACGCCCGGTGGGGCGCCAGTGCCCGCCGCGGCCTCCAACGCCTGCTGCGCGAGGGGGTCACGTCCGTCGTGGGGCCCTTCACCCACCCCGCCGTCCGTACGGCCGTCCGACGCTCGGGCCTGGCCGTCCTGACGGCGCCCCGCCCGTCCGCCCTGGCGCCCGGCGCCCGCGCGGACTTCGCCGTCCACGACGAGGGTGACGACCGCTGCCTGGCCACGGTCCTCGCCGGTCGCCTGCTCCACCGCACCGCCTGA
- a CDS encoding demethylmenaquinone methyltransferase produces MTRASLDKHPDEVAAMFDKVAARYDLTNDVLSLGQTRLWRRAVARAVDARPGERVLDLAAGTGTSSVPFALAGAFTVPCDFSQGMLREGKKREPWMPFTAGDATRLPFAEDVFDAVTISFGLRNVHDPDAALREMLRVTKPGGRVVICEFSHPTRAPLRTVYTEYLMRALPRVATAVSSNPDAYVYLADSIRAWPDQPALARRLQEAGWTRVAWRNLTGGIVALHRGYAA; encoded by the coding sequence GTGACGCGCGCATCCCTGGACAAGCACCCCGACGAAGTCGCCGCGATGTTCGACAAGGTGGCGGCCCGGTACGACCTCACCAACGACGTGCTGTCCCTGGGGCAGACGCGGTTGTGGCGACGGGCGGTCGCCCGCGCCGTGGACGCGCGGCCGGGGGAGCGGGTGCTGGACCTGGCCGCCGGGACGGGGACCTCGTCGGTGCCGTTCGCCCTCGCCGGGGCGTTCACCGTGCCGTGCGACTTCTCCCAGGGGATGCTGCGGGAGGGGAAGAAGCGGGAGCCGTGGATGCCGTTCACGGCCGGGGACGCCACGCGACTGCCCTTCGCGGAGGACGTGTTCGACGCCGTCACCATCTCCTTCGGCCTGCGGAACGTCCACGACCCCGACGCCGCGCTGCGCGAGATGCTGCGGGTGACCAAGCCCGGTGGACGCGTGGTGATCTGCGAGTTCAGCCACCCCACCCGGGCGCCGCTGCGCACCGTCTACACCGAGTACCTGATGCGGGCCCTGCCGCGGGTGGCGACCGCCGTGTCCAGCAACCCGGACGCCTACGTCTACCTCGCCGACTCCATCCGCGCCTGGCCCGACCAGCCCGCCCTGGCCCGTCGGCTCCAGGAGGCGGGCTGGACGAGGGTGGCCTGGCGGAACCTGACGGGCGGGATCGTCGCCCTGCACCGGGGGTACGCCGCGTAG
- a CDS encoding geranylgeranyl reductase family protein, with product MAESSSKSPSKSSAKAVSEHSADVIVVGAGPAGSTAAYHLARSGLDVLLLEKTAFPREKVCGDGLTPRAVKQLVAMGIDVSEEAGWLRNKGLRIIGGGVRLQLDWPELASFPDYGLVRRRDDFDEQLARQAEKAGAHLYERCNVGAPIVDGRTGRITGVEARLGDEKRPVTFHAPLVVAADGNSTRLSVAMGLHRRDDRPMGVAVRTYFTSPRHDDDYLESWLELWDRRGAEDRLLPGYGWVFGMGDGTSNVGLGVLNTSSSFKELDWREVLKAWCASMPEEWGYTPENMTGPIRGAALPMAFNRQPHYTRGLLLVGDAGGMVNPFNGEGIAYAMESGQLAADVIVQAHARQTPDRRELVLRRYPRILKDTYGGYYTMGRAFVKLIGNPKIMKLAAERGLTHPLLMRFTLKLMANLTEPTGGDAMDRVINALTKVAPRA from the coding sequence GTGGCCGAGTCCTCCTCGAAATCCCCCTCGAAATCCTCCGCGAAGGCGGTCTCCGAACACAGCGCCGACGTGATCGTGGTCGGGGCCGGACCGGCCGGTTCCACCGCGGCCTACCACCTGGCGCGCTCCGGACTCGACGTGCTGCTGCTGGAGAAGACGGCCTTCCCCAGGGAGAAGGTCTGCGGGGACGGGCTGACGCCGCGCGCGGTCAAGCAGCTCGTCGCCATGGGCATCGACGTCTCCGAGGAGGCGGGCTGGCTGCGCAACAAGGGCCTGCGGATCATCGGCGGTGGAGTGCGGCTCCAGCTCGACTGGCCGGAGCTGGCGAGCTTCCCGGACTACGGACTGGTGCGCCGGCGCGACGACTTCGACGAGCAGCTCGCCCGGCAGGCCGAGAAGGCCGGGGCCCACCTGTACGAGCGGTGCAACGTCGGGGCGCCGATCGTCGACGGGCGCACCGGCCGGATCACGGGTGTGGAGGCGAGGCTGGGGGACGAGAAGAGGCCCGTCACCTTCCACGCGCCGCTGGTCGTCGCGGCCGACGGCAACTCCACGCGGCTGTCGGTGGCGATGGGCCTGCACCGGCGCGACGACCGTCCGATGGGTGTGGCCGTGCGCACCTACTTCACCTCGCCGCGCCACGACGACGACTACCTGGAGTCCTGGCTGGAGCTGTGGGACCGGCGCGGCGCGGAGGACAGGCTGCTGCCGGGCTACGGCTGGGTCTTCGGCATGGGCGACGGCACCTCCAACGTCGGTCTGGGCGTGCTCAACACCTCGTCGTCCTTCAAGGAGCTGGACTGGCGGGAGGTCCTCAAGGCGTGGTGCGCCTCGATGCCCGAGGAGTGGGGCTACACGCCCGAGAACATGACGGGTCCGATCCGTGGCGCGGCGCTGCCGATGGCGTTCAACCGGCAGCCGCACTACACGCGGGGGCTGCTGCTGGTCGGCGACGCGGGCGGCATGGTCAACCCGTTCAACGGCGAGGGCATCGCGTACGCGATGGAGTCCGGGCAGCTCGCGGCCGACGTCATCGTCCAGGCGCACGCCCGGCAGACCCCGGACCGGCGGGAGTTGGTGCTGCGCCGATACCCCAGGATCCTCAAGGACACCTACGGCGGCTACTACACGATGGGCCGCGCCTTCGTGAAGCTGATCGGCAACCCGAAGATCATGAAGCTGGCGGCCGAGCGCGGTCTGACGCACCCGCTGCTGATGCGCTTCACGTTGAAGCTGATGGCCAATCTGACGGAACCGACCGGCGGCGACGCGATGGACCGCGTCATCAACGCCCTGACGAAGGTGGCGCCCAGGGCCTGA
- a CDS encoding C40 family peptidase has product MSQTAHIPSHRKPRRAGRNPLLRTGVAGGVLSTLAVTAAAAPSSAEERKTAADTVEMPTIVPDLAAGIEQAADASRTIATHYETEAARARAAEKAMAEAAKRAEAEAKAKAEAERRAAAAEAARKERAEREARERASRDAQRTTLTTGTTGTTSTANTTATATAPTGGNAATLVSFLRAQVGKSYVMGATGPSAYDCSGLTQAAFRQIGISLPRTSQSQSTAGTQVSLGNLRPGDILYWGGAGSAYHVAVYIGGGRFVGAQNPSTGVVERDMSHDMPTGAVRVL; this is encoded by the coding sequence ATGTCCCAGACCGCCCACATACCCAGCCACCGGAAGCCCCGTCGTGCCGGCAGGAACCCGCTGCTGCGCACCGGGGTTGCCGGTGGCGTCCTCAGCACCCTCGCGGTGACCGCGGCGGCCGCCCCGTCCTCCGCCGAGGAGAGGAAGACGGCCGCCGACACCGTGGAGATGCCCACGATCGTCCCCGACCTGGCCGCCGGCATCGAACAGGCCGCCGACGCCTCACGAACGATCGCGACCCACTACGAGACCGAGGCCGCCCGCGCCCGGGCCGCCGAGAAGGCGATGGCCGAGGCCGCGAAGCGCGCCGAGGCGGAGGCCAAGGCCAAGGCGGAGGCGGAACGCCGGGCGGCCGCCGCCGAGGCCGCCCGCAAGGAGCGCGCCGAGCGCGAGGCCCGGGAGCGCGCCTCGCGGGACGCCCAGCGCACCACCCTCACCACGGGCACCACGGGCACCACGAGCACCGCGAACACCACCGCGACCGCCACCGCCCCCACCGGGGGCAACGCCGCGACGCTGGTCTCCTTCCTGCGGGCCCAGGTCGGCAAGTCCTACGTCATGGGCGCCACCGGCCCGAGCGCCTACGACTGCTCCGGCCTCACCCAGGCCGCCTTCCGGCAGATCGGCATCAGCCTCCCCCGCACCTCCCAGAGCCAGTCGACGGCGGGCACCCAGGTCTCCCTGGGCAACCTGCGGCCCGGCGACATCCTCTACTGGGGCGGCGCGGGCAGCGCCTACCACGTGGCCGTCTACATCGGCGGCGGGCGCTTCGTCGGCGCCCAGAACCCCTCCACCGGCGTCGTGGAGCGCGACATGAGTCACGACATGCCGACGGGCGCGGTGCGCGTGCTCTGA